In Spirosoma aureum, a single genomic region encodes these proteins:
- a CDS encoding SGNH/GDSL hydrolase family protein, which produces MKTILALLLLASTALAQSIPNRQVDIGVLPPVKVTNNDLHIRSVDDRAYRILKEGHLPNMSFASTQTGASRTVRTPGSSGPSTTFTVTPGCVLADGELIIQSDQPLAIAGFIKHGNYSASNTVGGSSIPLNVIAAPGNTYRATLPKYLYEGAQITVFSQYLAPRIVSDSIKAAAVTAMVNGTEFTNHQVWNARKVWLNIGDSMSGANAMGNDAGGKRYMGRWHYSFVGVDSLIAEGKITRLVNRHLDSGTSTDLVEAIRNGTLDDIPFDLLTVFVGFNNAGSSAVTQQFTDELNEIIRWRNRQWNIRLVDDPTVPKPSIILIGMPVTDKTPYVSNVAGYRSAMSALVSTANRVYYYDASTAYSLNATATADVNISSADRTATNRVHPSGIGSTLIGKGLYPIIKTTPFYSSF; this is translated from the coding sequence ATGAAAACGATACTTGCACTCCTGCTTTTGGCCAGTACTGCCCTGGCACAATCCATTCCAAACCGTCAGGTTGATATTGGCGTATTGCCACCGGTTAAGGTAACCAATAATGACCTGCACATCCGTTCTGTGGATGATCGGGCCTACCGCATTTTGAAGGAGGGCCATTTGCCTAATATGTCGTTTGCCAGTACGCAGACGGGAGCCAGTCGTACAGTGCGAACACCCGGCAGTTCTGGCCCCTCGACAACATTTACAGTAACGCCAGGCTGCGTACTGGCCGATGGCGAACTGATTATCCAATCGGATCAACCACTGGCCATCGCGGGCTTTATCAAACATGGGAACTATTCGGCTTCCAATACGGTGGGCGGGTCTTCGATCCCGCTGAATGTCATTGCAGCACCAGGTAATACATACCGGGCTACCCTGCCCAAATACCTCTATGAAGGTGCCCAGATCACTGTTTTCAGCCAATATTTAGCCCCACGTATCGTCAGTGATTCCATTAAGGCTGCGGCCGTCACGGCCATGGTCAATGGCACCGAATTCACCAATCACCAGGTTTGGAATGCCCGTAAGGTTTGGCTGAATATCGGCGATAGCATGTCGGGGGCGAATGCGATGGGTAATGATGCCGGTGGTAAACGTTACATGGGCCGTTGGCATTATTCGTTCGTGGGGGTGGATAGTTTAATTGCTGAAGGGAAAATAACCCGCCTGGTCAATCGACACCTCGACTCGGGAACATCCACCGATTTGGTGGAAGCCATCCGGAACGGTACACTCGATGACATTCCCTTTGATTTGCTGACAGTGTTTGTGGGCTTTAACAATGCCGGCTCATCGGCGGTCACCCAGCAGTTTACCGATGAGCTCAACGAGATCATTCGCTGGCGGAACCGGCAGTGGAATATCCGCTTAGTCGATGACCCAACGGTCCCCAAACCATCGATCATACTAATTGGAATGCCCGTCACGGACAAGACGCCCTATGTCTCAAACGTAGCTGGCTACCGGTCGGCCATGAGTGCCCTGGTCTCGACAGCCAACCGGGTCTATTACTATGATGCCAGTACAGCCTATAGCCTGAATGCCACCGCAACAGCGGACGTGAATATTTCCAGTGCCGATCGCACCGCTACCAACCGAGTACATCCGTCGGGCATTGGCAGTACGCTCATCGGAAAAGGACTTTACCCTATCATCAAGACAACACCCTTTTATTCATCGTTCTAA